In the Terriglobales bacterium genome, one interval contains:
- the hisC gene encoding histidinol-phosphate transaminase, which produces MSKFEKVVPQHVRALGGYVPGKPIKDAERESGVRCIKMASNENPFGPSPLAVAALRRAAEEVNLYPDNEVTTLRQHLAKLHGVGTENILVTAGSTAFLVLAGRTLLAPGLNAVTSERSFIIYPIATEAAGGRLVRVPMRDHTFDLERILAAIDDQTRIVYIANPNNPTGTILRPQALDRFMAAVPEHVCVVLDEAYCDFAEFFARERGVEYSHSMQYVHDGRNVVVLRTFSKAHGLAGLRIGYGIAPAEQISYFTRMRTVFQVTNVAEAAALAAIEDEHHIRKTLQNNAAGVDYLSSKIAEMGLRIVPTWANFVYVDVGEDAAALAQRMQDDGIIIRPLTGNWGAPRAVRITVGTPEQNRKCVATLKKVAGKVVVAAD; this is translated from the coding sequence ATGAGCAAATTTGAGAAAGTAGTTCCCCAACATGTACGCGCCCTGGGCGGCTATGTTCCCGGTAAGCCCATCAAAGATGCTGAGAGGGAAAGCGGCGTGCGTTGCATCAAGATGGCGTCCAACGAAAATCCTTTCGGGCCTTCGCCCTTGGCGGTCGCGGCCCTGCGCCGCGCGGCGGAAGAGGTAAATCTTTATCCCGATAACGAGGTCACAACCCTCCGGCAGCACCTGGCGAAGCTGCACGGCGTGGGCACAGAAAATATTCTGGTGACCGCGGGTTCGACTGCGTTTCTGGTCTTGGCCGGGCGCACGCTGCTGGCCCCGGGGCTGAATGCGGTGACCAGCGAGCGCTCGTTCATCATTTATCCCATCGCGACCGAAGCCGCCGGCGGACGCCTGGTTCGCGTCCCTATGCGCGACCACACATTCGATCTCGAGCGAATTCTGGCGGCGATCGATGACCAGACGCGCATCGTCTATATCGCCAACCCGAACAATCCGACCGGCACGATTCTCCGTCCGCAGGCGCTGGACCGCTTCATGGCCGCGGTTCCGGAGCATGTCTGCGTGGTGCTGGACGAAGCCTATTGCGACTTCGCCGAGTTCTTCGCTCGCGAGCGCGGCGTCGAGTATTCCCATTCCATGCAGTACGTGCATGACGGCCGCAATGTCGTGGTCCTGCGTACGTTCTCCAAGGCGCATGGTTTGGCGGGGTTGCGCATCGGGTACGGCATCGCGCCGGCGGAACAGATTTCCTATTTCACTCGCATGCGCACCGTCTTCCAGGTCACCAATGTTGCCGAAGCCGCTGCCCTGGCCGCCATCGAGGACGAACACCACATCCGCAAGACGCTGCAGAACAACGCCGCCGGCGTGGACTACCTGTCGTCCAAGATCGCCGAGATGGGATTGCGCATCGTGCCCACCTGGGCCAACTTCGTTTACGTGGACGTCGGCGAGGATGCTGCGGCGTTGGCGCAGCGTATGCAGGACGACGGCATCATCATCCGCCCTCTGACCGGGAACTGGGGAGCGCCGCGGGCGGTCCGAATCACCGTGGGCACGCCGGAACAGAACCGCAAGTGTGTGGCCACGCTCAAGAAGGTGGCGGGCAAAGTAGTGGTCGCGGCGGACTAA